A single genomic interval of Streptomyces sp. NBC_00663 harbors:
- a CDS encoding glucose-1-phosphate thymidylyltransferase encodes MKALVLSGGAGTRLRPITHTSAKQLVPVANKPVLFYGLESIADAGITEVGVIVGDTAAEIEEAVGDGSKFGLEVTYIPQERPLGLAHAVLIAREFLGDDDFVMYLGDNFIVGGIAALVDEFRTHRPDAQILLTQVPDPRAFGVAELDAEGQVIGLEEKPETPKSDFALVGVYLFTPVIHDAVRAITPSWRGELEITHAIQHLIDERADVRSTEIKGYWKDTGNVTDMLEVNRTVLETVEHRLDGEVDEGSELVGRVVLEEGARIVNSRIVGPVIIGSGTVVEDSYIGPFTSLAENCRITDSELEFSIVLRDSSIRGVGRIESSLIGRHAEVTPTTGMPAAHRLVLGDHSKVQIRS; translated from the coding sequence ATGAAGGCTCTTGTCCTCTCTGGTGGTGCCGGTACCCGCCTGCGGCCGATCACCCACACCTCGGCCAAACAACTCGTTCCCGTGGCCAACAAGCCCGTGCTGTTCTACGGCCTGGAGTCCATCGCCGACGCCGGGATCACCGAAGTCGGCGTGATCGTCGGGGACACCGCCGCCGAGATCGAGGAAGCGGTCGGCGACGGCTCCAAGTTCGGCCTGGAGGTCACCTACATCCCCCAGGAGCGTCCCCTCGGGCTCGCCCACGCGGTGCTGATCGCCCGGGAGTTCCTCGGCGACGACGACTTCGTGATGTACCTCGGCGACAACTTCATCGTCGGCGGTATCGCGGCCCTCGTCGACGAGTTCCGCACCCACCGCCCCGACGCGCAGATCCTCCTCACCCAGGTCCCCGACCCGCGCGCCTTCGGCGTCGCCGAACTCGACGCCGAAGGCCAGGTGATCGGCCTGGAGGAGAAACCCGAGACCCCGAAGAGCGACTTCGCCCTGGTCGGCGTCTACCTGTTCACGCCCGTCATCCACGACGCGGTCCGCGCCATCACGCCCTCCTGGCGCGGTGAACTGGAGATCACCCACGCCATCCAGCACCTGATCGACGAACGCGCCGACGTCCGCTCCACGGAGATCAAGGGCTACTGGAAGGACACCGGGAACGTCACGGACATGCTGGAGGTCAACCGCACCGTCCTGGAGACCGTCGAGCACCGTCTCGACGGCGAGGTGGACGAGGGCTCCGAGCTCGTCGGCCGGGTGGTCCTGGAAGAGGGCGCGCGGATCGTCAACTCCCGCATCGTCGGACCCGTGATCATCGGCTCCGGCACCGTCGTCGAGGACTCCTACATCGGCCCCTTCACCTCCCTCGCCGAGAACTGCCGCATCACCGACAGCGAGTTGGAGTTCTCGATCGTCCTGAGGGACTCCTCGATCCGGGGCGTGGGACGTATAGAGTCCTCCCTCATCGGCCGTCATGCAGAGGTGACCCCGACGACCGGTATGCCCGCCGCCCACCGTCTGGTGCTCGGAGACCACAGCAAGGTGCAGATCCGTTCATGA
- the rfbB gene encoding dTDP-glucose 4,6-dehydratase: MKLLVTGAAGFIGSRYVRGLLASESSDASRITVLDKLTYAGTLDNLELDHPRLEFVQGDIRDAELVDELMADADQVVHFAAESHVDRSITGAGDFVLTNVVGTQTLLDAALRHGTGPFVHVSTDEVYGSIDEGSWPETHPLAPNSPYSASKASSDLLALAYHRTHGLDVRVTRCSNNYGPHQFPEKVIPLFVTHLLDGRNVPLYGDGRNVRDWLHVDDHCQGVDLVRTGGRPGEVYNIGGGTELSNKELTGLLLEACGAGWDRVEYVEDRKGHDLRYSVDWTKIRTELGYEPRHDFVTGLADTVAWYRAHRTWWEPLKRRTTPH; the protein is encoded by the coding sequence ATGAAGCTTCTCGTCACCGGCGCCGCCGGCTTCATCGGCTCCCGGTACGTGCGCGGGCTCCTCGCCTCGGAGTCCTCGGACGCGTCGCGGATCACCGTGCTGGACAAGCTGACCTACGCCGGCACCCTGGACAACCTCGAACTCGACCACCCCCGGCTGGAGTTCGTGCAGGGCGACATCCGGGACGCGGAGCTGGTCGACGAGCTGATGGCCGACGCGGACCAGGTCGTGCACTTCGCCGCCGAGTCCCATGTCGACCGGTCGATCACCGGGGCCGGTGACTTCGTGCTCACCAACGTGGTCGGCACCCAGACCCTGCTGGACGCCGCCCTCCGGCACGGCACCGGACCGTTCGTGCACGTCTCCACCGACGAGGTCTACGGCTCCATCGACGAGGGCTCCTGGCCCGAGACCCACCCGCTCGCGCCCAACTCGCCCTACTCCGCCTCCAAGGCCTCCTCCGACCTGCTCGCCCTCGCCTACCACCGCACCCACGGCCTGGACGTCCGTGTCACCCGCTGTTCCAACAACTACGGGCCGCACCAGTTCCCGGAGAAGGTGATCCCGCTCTTCGTCACCCACCTCCTCGACGGCAGGAACGTCCCGCTGTACGGCGACGGCCGCAACGTCCGCGACTGGCTGCACGTGGACGACCACTGCCAGGGCGTCGACCTCGTCCGCACCGGCGGCCGGCCCGGCGAGGTGTACAACATCGGCGGCGGCACCGAGCTCAGCAACAAGGAACTGACCGGCCTGCTCCTCGAAGCGTGCGGCGCGGGCTGGGACAGGGTCGAGTACGTCGAGGACCGCAAGGGCCACGACCTGCGTTACTCCGTCGACTGGACGAAGATCCGCACCGAACTCGGCTACGAGCCCCGGCACGACTTCGTGACCGGTCTCGCCGACACCGTCGCCTGGTACCGGGCCCACCGCACCTGGTGGGAGCCGCTCAAGCGACGCACCACCCCGCACTGA
- a CDS encoding class I SAM-dependent methyltransferase yields the protein MSIRTTVKNVLGEKNVRVVRQLKRRMSGQPPQPVKKKPTGLAAISHDLNKLAVHFKTDKWGTHRYTQHYQRHLQHLKNEEFNLLEIGIGGYNRPGQGGASLRMWKAFFPKAQIFGMDIQDKSHVDEDRITTFIGDQSDPSSLNAVADKIGDLDVIIDDGSHRPPHVLTTFATLFPRLKDGGIYVVEDTQSSYWPEWMGSEDLDDPNTSMAMLKRLTDGLNYEEFVDEHYQPSYTDLNIVGVHFYHNLVIIEKGKNAEGTNKRSALKARYAKK from the coding sequence ATGTCGATCAGAACAACTGTGAAGAACGTGTTGGGTGAGAAGAACGTGCGTGTGGTGCGCCAGTTGAAGCGACGTATGTCCGGCCAGCCCCCGCAGCCGGTCAAGAAGAAGCCCACCGGGCTCGCCGCCATCTCCCACGATCTCAACAAACTCGCCGTGCACTTCAAGACGGACAAGTGGGGAACCCACCGCTACACCCAGCACTACCAGCGGCATCTCCAGCACCTGAAGAACGAGGAGTTCAACCTGCTGGAGATCGGGATCGGCGGCTACAACCGGCCCGGTCAGGGTGGCGCCTCGCTGCGCATGTGGAAGGCGTTCTTCCCGAAGGCGCAGATCTTCGGCATGGACATCCAGGACAAGTCCCATGTCGACGAGGACCGCATCACGACGTTCATCGGCGACCAGTCCGACCCCTCGTCCCTGAACGCCGTCGCCGACAAGATCGGTGACCTGGACGTCATCATCGACGACGGCAGCCACCGTCCCCCGCACGTGCTCACCACGTTCGCCACGCTCTTCCCGCGCCTCAAGGACGGCGGCATCTACGTCGTCGAGGACACGCAGTCGTCGTACTGGCCGGAGTGGATGGGCAGCGAGGACCTCGACGACCCGAACACCAGCATGGCGATGCTCAAGCGGCTGACCGACGGGCTGAACTACGAGGAGTTCGTGGACGAGCACTACCAGCCCAGCTACACGGACCTCAACATCGTGGGCGTGCACTTCTACCACAACCTCGTGATCATCGAGAAGGGCAAGAACGCCGAGGGCACCAACAAGCGCAGTGCCCTGAAGGCGCGTTACGCCAAGAAGTGA
- a CDS encoding glycosyltransferase family 2 protein, translated as MPVKVSVVVPVYNPGVYIEDCIASLKRQSLPPDEYEVIFVDDGSTDSTPGRLDELAAEDPRVRVIHQENSGWSGKPRNVGIEAAQGEFVMFVDNDDYLGDEALERMYDYGVANGADVIVGKMAGKGRPVPVELFRRNRPHATVENAPLIDSLTPHKMFRRAFLDDIGLRFPEGRRRLEDHVFIAEAYLRADNVSVLSDYVCYYHVRRDDASNAGFQQFEPAGYFKNLREALDVVETYTKPGDLRDRLFRRWLRNEMVERMRGRRLLGLPDDYRRALFAEIHSTVVDRFGPGVAAGLPPAQRVVAALITADRLDDIMAFAEWEAGIALKAVPEGVEWQDGVLEVSLSAEFTSGGEPMRFPAQGALAKDAPPLDAAEAIAWVCADSVARFDQAAGDLLLRERASSAQHFQPVRVVREKVADQGGDRVRLVLRASASVDPATAAGGTAPDDGLWDAFVRVRLGGWTKECRLGPAPAEERPTPQAGVAGGRVVLPYWTHPHGNLALDVDRATKRLGLDRVTPGTVAVDGPRISAAVPFQVAGETKVVLRLGAAEIVDVPGTLSPAEDESLGSVLEADLPLAELSGARWRVALSPVPNAPEPRFLVLPLALRVSGESVRPVAAPGHGTAQRLARKVRRTLGRVLRGAAHRVRNRGR; from the coding sequence ATGCCGGTCAAGGTCAGCGTCGTCGTCCCCGTGTACAACCCCGGGGTCTACATCGAGGACTGCATCGCGTCTCTGAAGAGGCAGTCGCTGCCTCCCGACGAGTACGAAGTGATCTTCGTCGACGACGGTTCCACCGACTCAACGCCCGGCCGGCTCGATGAGCTCGCTGCCGAGGACCCACGCGTCCGGGTCATCCACCAGGAGAACTCCGGCTGGTCCGGCAAGCCCCGCAACGTCGGGATCGAGGCCGCCCAGGGCGAGTTCGTGATGTTCGTCGACAACGACGACTACCTCGGCGACGAGGCCCTGGAGCGGATGTACGACTACGGCGTGGCCAACGGCGCCGATGTGATCGTGGGCAAGATGGCCGGCAAGGGGCGCCCCGTGCCGGTCGAGCTGTTCCGCCGCAACCGCCCGCACGCCACGGTCGAGAACGCGCCGCTGATCGACAGCCTCACCCCGCACAAGATGTTCCGCCGGGCCTTCCTGGACGACATCGGCCTGCGCTTCCCGGAGGGCAGGCGGCGTCTTGAGGACCATGTCTTCATCGCCGAGGCGTATCTGCGCGCGGACAACGTCTCCGTGCTCAGCGACTACGTCTGCTACTACCACGTACGCCGGGACGACGCCTCCAACGCCGGCTTCCAGCAGTTCGAGCCGGCCGGTTACTTCAAGAACCTGCGCGAGGCCCTCGACGTCGTCGAGACGTACACGAAGCCGGGCGATCTGCGCGACCGGCTCTTCCGGCGCTGGCTGCGCAACGAGATGGTCGAGCGGATGCGCGGCAGGCGGCTGCTCGGGCTCCCCGACGACTACCGGCGGGCGCTGTTCGCGGAGATCCACTCGACCGTCGTGGACCGTTTCGGCCCCGGTGTCGCCGCCGGACTCCCGCCCGCCCAGCGGGTGGTGGCCGCGCTGATCACCGCGGACCGGCTCGACGACATCATGGCGTTCGCCGAGTGGGAGGCCGGGATCGCCCTCAAGGCCGTTCCGGAGGGCGTCGAGTGGCAGGACGGGGTGCTGGAGGTGTCGCTGAGCGCCGAGTTCACCTCGGGCGGCGAGCCGATGCGGTTCCCCGCGCAGGGCGCCTTGGCGAAGGACGCTCCGCCGCTGGACGCCGCCGAGGCGATCGCCTGGGTGTGCGCCGACTCCGTCGCCCGTTTCGACCAGGCCGCGGGCGACCTGCTGCTGCGTGAACGGGCCAGCTCCGCCCAGCACTTCCAGCCCGTGCGGGTCGTCCGGGAGAAGGTGGCCGACCAGGGCGGCGACCGGGTGCGTCTCGTGCTGCGGGCGTCGGCCTCCGTCGACCCCGCGACGGCGGCGGGCGGGACGGCGCCGGACGACGGTCTGTGGGACGCCTTCGTGCGGGTCCGGCTGGGCGGCTGGACCAAGGAGTGCCGGCTCGGTCCGGCCCCGGCCGAGGAGCGGCCCACGCCGCAGGCCGGGGTGGCGGGCGGGCGTGTGGTCCTGCCGTACTGGACCCATCCGCACGGCAATCTCGCCCTCGACGTGGACCGGGCGACCAAGCGGCTCGGTCTTGACCGGGTCACGCCGGGCACCGTCGCGGTCGACGGGCCCCGGATCAGCGCGGCCGTGCCGTTCCAGGTGGCCGGGGAGACCAAGGTGGTGCTGCGCCTCGGCGCGGCCGAGATCGTCGATGTGCCGGGCACCCTCTCCCCCGCCGAGGACGAGAGCCTGGGGTCGGTGCTGGAAGCCGATCTGCCGCTGGCCGAGCTGAGCGGCGCGCGATGGCGGGTCGCGCTGAGTCCGGTGCCGAACGCGCCCGAGCCGCGTTTCCTCGTGCTGCCGCTCGCCCTGCGTGTCTCCGGCGAGAGCGTCCGCCCGGTGGCCGCGCCCGGCCACGGCACCGCGCAGCGGCTGGCGCGCAAGGTCCGGCGCACCCTCGGCAGAGTGCTGCGCGGGGCGGCGCACCGCGTCAGGAACCGCGGCCGGTAG
- a CDS encoding metallophosphoesterase family protein has protein sequence MRLLLMSDTHLPKRAKELPAPLLAELPRADVVFHAGDWVDTATLDLLERLSKRLVAVYGNNDGPPLRARLPEVAHAELGGLRFAVVHETGPAQGRETRCVARFPEADVLVFGHSHIPWDTTAPTGLRLLNPGSPTDRRRQPYRTYMTATVDNGRLDDVLLHPLPPR, from the coding sequence GTGCGACTGCTCCTGATGTCCGACACGCATCTGCCCAAGCGCGCCAAAGAGCTCCCCGCCCCGCTCCTGGCCGAACTCCCGCGCGCCGACGTGGTGTTCCACGCGGGGGACTGGGTGGACACCGCCACCCTCGATCTGCTGGAGCGCCTCAGCAAGCGTCTCGTCGCCGTGTACGGCAACAACGACGGACCGCCGCTGCGCGCCCGGCTGCCCGAGGTCGCGCACGCCGAACTCGGCGGCCTGCGCTTCGCGGTGGTCCATGAGACCGGTCCCGCGCAGGGCCGCGAGACACGCTGCGTCGCCCGGTTCCCCGAGGCCGACGTGCTGGTCTTCGGGCACAGCCACATCCCCTGGGACACCACCGCCCCGACCGGGCTGCGGCTGCTCAACCCCGGTTCCCCGACGGACCGGCGGCGTCAGCCGTACCGCACGTACATGACGGCGACCGTCGACAACGGCCGCCTGGACGACGTACTGCTGCACCCGCTGCCCCCGCGGTAG
- a CDS encoding aminoglycoside phosphotransferase family protein: MGHVLIDTTLVRRLLSAQFPQWAHLPLAPVPQSGMDNATFRLGDELSVRLPRYAHWAGQVTREHRWLPRLAPRLPLAVSQPLEIGEPGEDYPWPWSVYRWLDGDTATTEGLTDPVRAALDLAGFVTALQDIDPTGGPGPEQSNAFRGVPLGDPRDSLAAEARVRPKLEALRGTGMVDIDAVTEVWEAALAAPAWHKPPVWIHGDLATGNLLMRDGRLSAVIDFGTLAVADPAVDLQPAWMFLPARARDAFREAVAADDATWARARGWALAGSLPVPDDPFFQQDPARVTAALDHLEQVLDDHRRYG; the protein is encoded by the coding sequence ATGGGGCACGTGCTGATCGACACCACGCTCGTACGCCGTCTGCTGTCCGCGCAGTTCCCGCAATGGGCCCACCTTCCGCTCGCCCCGGTGCCGCAGTCCGGCATGGACAACGCGACCTTCCGGCTCGGCGACGAGTTGTCCGTACGGCTGCCGCGATACGCACACTGGGCGGGCCAGGTGACCCGTGAGCACCGCTGGCTGCCCCGGCTCGCCCCGCGGCTGCCGCTGGCCGTGTCCCAGCCGCTGGAGATCGGCGAACCCGGCGAGGACTACCCCTGGCCGTGGTCCGTGTACCGCTGGCTGGACGGCGACACGGCGACCACCGAGGGACTCACCGACCCGGTGCGGGCCGCCCTCGACCTCGCCGGGTTCGTCACCGCACTCCAGGACATCGACCCGACCGGCGGTCCAGGACCCGAGCAGAGCAACGCCTTCCGTGGCGTCCCCCTGGGCGACCCGCGGGACTCGCTGGCCGCCGAGGCACGGGTACGGCCCAAGCTGGAGGCGCTGCGGGGCACGGGGATGGTCGACATCGACGCCGTGACGGAGGTGTGGGAGGCGGCCCTCGCCGCGCCCGCCTGGCACAAGCCGCCGGTGTGGATCCACGGGGACCTCGCGACCGGCAACCTGCTGATGCGGGACGGCCGGTTGAGCGCCGTCATCGACTTCGGGACGCTCGCCGTCGCCGATCCGGCGGTCGATCTGCAACCGGCGTGGATGTTCCTGCCCGCGCGGGCCCGCGACGCCTTCCGAGAGGCGGTCGCCGCCGACGACGCCACCTGGGCACGGGCCCGCGGCTGGGCGCTCGCCGGATCGCTGCCGGTACCCGACGACCCGTTCTTCCAGCAGGACCCGGCGCGGGTGACGGCGGCCCTCGACCACCTGGAGCAGGTCCTCGACGACCACCGACGGTACGGGTGA
- a CDS encoding SRPBCC family protein has translation MELHHEFTVPVPVDDAWRALLDIERVAPCMPGASVEDHDGKTVTGSVKVKVGPITVTYKGTAVFEEQDDAAHRMVLIASGRETRGQGTARATVTGKLVEQDGGGTAVSVHTDLTVTGRPAQFGRGVMAEVGDRIIGQFAACLAEQLAAVPDGVASPAEDGSLDLLRAAGVPVARRLAPVIVAVVVTVLVVTRLRRWRRG, from the coding sequence ATGGAACTGCACCACGAGTTCACCGTGCCCGTCCCGGTCGACGACGCCTGGCGGGCGCTCCTCGACATCGAGCGGGTGGCGCCCTGTATGCCGGGGGCGAGCGTCGAGGACCACGACGGCAAGACCGTGACCGGCTCCGTGAAGGTGAAGGTCGGCCCGATCACGGTGACGTACAAGGGCACGGCCGTCTTCGAGGAGCAGGACGACGCCGCCCACCGCATGGTGCTCATCGCCAGTGGCCGCGAGACCCGGGGCCAGGGCACAGCACGCGCCACCGTTACCGGGAAGCTGGTGGAACAGGACGGCGGCGGTACGGCCGTCTCGGTGCACACCGATCTGACGGTGACCGGGCGGCCCGCGCAGTTCGGGCGCGGGGTGATGGCGGAGGTGGGCGACCGGATCATCGGCCAGTTCGCCGCGTGCCTCGCGGAGCAGCTGGCGGCGGTGCCGGACGGCGTGGCGTCCCCCGCGGAGGACGGGTCGCTCGACCTGCTCCGCGCTGCCGGGGTGCCGGTCGCCCGGCGGCTCGCGCCGGTGATCGTGGCCGTCGTCGTGACGGTGCTGGTCGTGACGCGGCTACGGCGGTGGCGGCGGGGCTGA
- a CDS encoding XdhC family protein: protein MREILPALSAWYAAGSPFGLATVVAVSRSAPRDPGAAMAVGPGDEVVGSVSGGCVEGAVFELAQEVVASGEARLETFGYSDEDAFAVGLTCGGEITLLVRPVTAALDPSFGEVAASVAAGRPVTVATVTDGPAPRGATLAVWPDRVSGTLGATGLDVAVTADARGELALGATGLRHYGPHGERREDAVSVFLHSFAPPPRMLVFGAIDYAAAVARIGDFLGYRVTVCDARPVFATPKRFPPGVEVVVDWPHRYLQGTDTDERTVICVLTHDPKFDVPLLQEALRRPAAYIGAMGSRRTHDDRMTRLVDGGLTDRELSRLRSPVGLDLGARTPEEVAVSVAAEIVALRWGGTGTPLTATGGAIHPQGT from the coding sequence GTGCGTGAGATTCTCCCGGCGCTGAGCGCCTGGTACGCGGCGGGATCGCCGTTCGGGCTGGCTACCGTCGTCGCCGTGAGCCGTAGCGCGCCGCGGGATCCGGGGGCCGCGATGGCGGTCGGGCCGGGTGACGAGGTCGTCGGCAGTGTGTCCGGGGGGTGTGTGGAGGGGGCGGTGTTCGAGCTGGCGCAGGAGGTGGTGGCGAGCGGCGAGGCGCGGTTGGAGACCTTCGGGTACAGCGACGAGGACGCCTTCGCGGTCGGTCTCACCTGCGGCGGCGAGATCACGTTGCTGGTGCGGCCGGTCACCGCGGCGCTGGACCCGTCCTTCGGTGAGGTCGCCGCGTCGGTGGCCGCCGGGCGTCCGGTGACCGTGGCGACGGTGACCGACGGTCCGGCTCCGCGCGGCGCGACCCTCGCCGTGTGGCCGGACCGGGTGTCCGGGACACTCGGCGCGACCGGCCTCGATGTGGCCGTCACCGCCGACGCGCGCGGTGAACTCGCCCTCGGGGCCACTGGGTTGAGGCACTACGGCCCGCACGGTGAGCGGCGCGAGGACGCGGTGAGCGTCTTCCTGCACTCCTTCGCGCCGCCCCCGCGGATGCTGGTCTTCGGCGCCATCGACTACGCCGCCGCGGTCGCCCGGATCGGCGACTTCCTCGGCTACCGGGTCACGGTCTGCGACGCCCGCCCCGTCTTCGCCACCCCCAAGCGCTTCCCGCCGGGCGTGGAGGTCGTCGTGGACTGGCCGCACCGCTACCTCCAGGGCACCGACACCGACGAGCGCACGGTGATCTGCGTCCTCACCCACGACCCCAAGTTCGACGTCCCGCTGCTCCAGGAGGCGCTGCGCCGGCCCGCCGCGTACATCGGCGCGATGGGCAGCCGGCGTACCCACGACGACCGGATGACGCGGCTGGTCGACGGCGGGCTGACCGACCGTGAGCTGTCCCGGCTGCGCTCCCCGGTCGGCCTCGACCTCGGCGCCCGTACCCCCGAGGAGGTGGCCGTCTCCGTCGCCGCGGAGATCGTCGCGTTGCGGTGGGGCGGCACGGGGACGCCGTTGACGGCGACCGGTGGCGCCATCCATCCCCAGGGAACCTGA
- a CDS encoding vWA domain-containing protein — MESSAGPAPLGGVDAALLGFARALRAAGVGADAERVHAFLRAVDVLGPALRTDVYWAGRLTLCGEWDDLERYERVFATYFGTGEPTARPMPAAPVTRLRIFARDAAGSRTTTQREAEAPPVAALAGSAEVLRHRDFARLGADEKAQLHRLLAAFALRGETRRSARRRPARRGEVDPRRTVRELLRRGGEPARLPRHARAVRPRRVVLLVDVSGSMAPYADALLRFAHAAARGPRTEVFTIGTRLTRVTRELSHRDPDLAMAAVSAAVPDWRGGTRLGVLVREFLDRWGQRGLARGAVVVLLSDGWERGDPELLAAQMRRLRRLAYRVIWANPRKARPGYAPLAAGMAAALPSVDAFVEGHSLAALESLAAVVRGADRA, encoded by the coding sequence ATGGAGTCGTCTGCGGGCCCCGCGCCCCTTGGCGGCGTGGACGCAGCCCTTCTTGGATTTGCTCGGGCTCTTCGCGCGGCGGGGGTGGGCGCTGACGCCGAGCGGGTGCATGCCTTCTTGCGGGCCGTGGATGTGCTGGGGCCCGCGCTGCGGACCGATGTGTATTGGGCCGGGCGGCTGACTCTCTGCGGGGAGTGGGACGATCTGGAGCGGTATGAGCGGGTGTTCGCCACCTACTTCGGCACCGGCGAGCCGACGGCGCGGCCGATGCCCGCCGCTCCCGTCACAAGGCTGCGGATCTTCGCGCGGGATGCCGCTGGGTCTCGTACGACCACCCAACGCGAAGCCGAAGCTCCCCCCGTGGCCGCTCTCGCCGGCTCCGCCGAAGTGTTGCGCCATCGGGACTTCGCCCGGCTCGGTGCCGATGAGAAGGCCCAACTCCATCGGTTGCTGGCTGCGTTCGCGCTGCGCGGCGAGACGCGGCGCAGCGCACGACGGCGGCCCGCCCGGCGGGGCGAAGTCGATCCGCGCCGGACCGTGCGGGAGCTGCTGCGCCGTGGCGGGGAGCCGGCGCGGCTGCCGCGACATGCGCGGGCCGTACGCCCCCGGCGGGTCGTGCTGCTGGTGGACGTCAGTGGGTCCATGGCGCCGTACGCCGACGCGCTGCTGCGGTTCGCCCATGCCGCCGCCAGGGGGCCGCGTACCGAGGTGTTCACCATCGGTACCCGGCTGACGCGGGTGACGCGGGAGCTCTCGCATCGTGATCCGGATCTGGCGATGGCGGCGGTGTCGGCGGCCGTGCCCGACTGGCGGGGCGGTACCCGGCTGGGGGTACTGGTACGTGAGTTCCTTGATCGCTGGGGGCAGCGCGGTCTGGCGCGCGGTGCGGTTGTGGTGCTGCTGTCCGATGGCTGGGAGCGTGGCGATCCGGAGCTGCTGGCGGCGCAGATGCGACGCTTGCGGCGGCTGGCGTACCGGGTGATCTGGGCGAATCCCCGCAAGGCTCGCCCCGGGTACGCGCCCCTGGCGGCCGGGATGGCGGCGGCGCTGCCGAGCGTGGACGCGTTCGTCGAGGGGCACAGCCTGGCCGCTCTGGAGAGCCTGGCGGCGGTCGTGAGAGGAGCGGATCGTGCGTGA
- a CDS encoding AAA family ATPase, with translation MRARLEATGYLVDEGLAVACFLALRLARPLFCEGDAGVGKTALAAALAEALGAPLIRLQCHEGIDASQALYDWDFPRQLLHLRAAEAAGITDADRLESELYDRRFLVARPLLRALETQPSVLLVDEIDRADDEFEAFLLELLSDYAVTVPELGTLRAESPPVVVLTSNRTREVHDALKRRCLYHWFDHPGFGRELAIVRRRLPGVSERLAQQVTGLVQALRGEDLVKPPGVAETIDWVRALDALGANEVDAELAVSTLGSVLKYREDVERGRGLDFAALLSVSTEVQ, from the coding sequence GTGCGGGCCCGCCTGGAGGCGACGGGGTATCTCGTCGACGAGGGGCTGGCCGTCGCCTGCTTCCTGGCCCTGCGGCTGGCCCGGCCGCTCTTCTGCGAGGGCGACGCGGGCGTCGGCAAGACCGCGCTCGCCGCCGCCCTCGCCGAGGCGCTCGGCGCCCCGCTGATCCGGCTCCAGTGCCATGAGGGCATCGACGCCTCGCAGGCCCTGTACGACTGGGACTTCCCCCGTCAGCTGCTCCATCTGCGGGCCGCCGAGGCGGCCGGGATCACCGACGCCGACCGCCTGGAGAGCGAGCTGTACGACCGGCGCTTCCTGGTCGCCCGGCCACTGCTGCGGGCGCTGGAGACACAGCCGTCGGTGTTGCTCGTCGACGAGATCGACCGGGCCGACGACGAGTTCGAGGCGTTCCTGCTGGAGCTGCTCTCGGACTACGCGGTGACGGTTCCGGAGCTCGGCACACTGCGGGCCGAGTCCCCGCCCGTGGTCGTGCTGACCTCCAACCGCACGCGTGAGGTGCATGACGCGTTGAAGCGGCGGTGTCTCTATCACTGGTTCGACCATCCCGGCTTCGGACGTGAACTGGCCATCGTGCGGCGGCGGTTGCCGGGAGTGTCGGAGCGGTTGGCTCAGCAGGTGACGGGGCTTGTGCAGGCACTGCGGGGTGAGGACCTGGTCAAGCCGCCCGGGGTCGCGGAGACCATCGACTGGGTGCGGGCGTTGGATGCGCTCGGGGCGAATGAGGTGGATGCGGAGTTGGCTGTGTCCACGTTGGGGTCGGTTCTCAAGTATCGGGAGGATGTGGAGCGGGGGCGGGGGTTGGATTTTGCCGCGTTGCTCAGTGTCTCAACGGAAGTCCAGTGA